The sequence CACAACCATGTTGCCACCTTCTCTTCATGGCTTTGGGTCCCTTATGTGGTGTTGTTACCTCAAGTCACATTAGTCGCCCACTAGATCTAACCATGGGTCGCTCATGGGTTACTAAATGACCATTCACTGATGGAAGTCTTGGATACTATGTTGGGCCCTAGGGCTTTTGCATCAACTGTCACATTCAACTTCATCGATAGCTTGTTAGATCGCTATTTCAGTCCTGTTCTGGCTCACATCTGAAGTCATGCCGAGCATCTTTGCTATGCCATTCAAAATTCATGTCAAGGCAGTCTAAAGGAGGATGGCTTCAAGCTCAAGGTTTGTTTGGTTAGGTGAAGGTCTCCTAGAAATATATCCATGAGTGCTCAAcctggatagcttcatcataggAAATTTTTGGAGAGGATCTTCTAATCTTGGAcatttctctctcaaaaaaatcTCAGACATTTCTGGTGTTGCATCTATGCTGGCTCTTTTGGGCCCACATGTACATAATCCTGTGCCTCTGCAGACTTTCTTAGCATCCCACATTTTCAATACTCATGGAATACGATTGCTGAAAAAgcatagtttatttatttatttatttatttattatttatctattttaaaaATCTTGAACGATCTGAAAAAACATAGTCATCATATCTGCCAAATGGACTAGAGTAGGACACTAATTTCTTTTCGATTGCCCAGTTGTACTTGTGCCTTATGACTAAATTTATCAAATTTACCAATAAAAGAAACATTAATCTATTAATCTACCTATCTGTTAGCTCATCATACCATTGGATACTATATAATCATATCCAGTTGCATTTGAGTCTGGTTAGGCGAGGTTTCACTTGGACTTGATAGCAAAGTCTTTCATGCAGATTTTAAGCAGAGTATAATATCCAGATAACATGGCTTGGAACTTGTGTAGCTTTCCATTCAGCTTGCTTTGATTTGATAGCGAATTTTTTACGTACAGATTTTTTAGCAGAGGATAATATTTACAGAACCTTTCTTGGAACTTGTGTAGCTTTCCATTTCCTACCATAAGTTGCAGAGTACTTTAATTTTGAGGTAATGCATGCCGTATGAATAACTATCATGATAGAAAAATTGATTAAGAAAAATTGATTAATTCAAAAGAGCAATGTGGGGGGCAACTGATTACTTGATAACTATTTGCTTTGAAGGAAGCTAATAGGTTGCTAGCTGGTGAACGGGGTCATGTTCATCTCAAAAACTTGCAGAAGTTGCTTCGAATGAGGCAACAGTACATGATGGCGCAGGTTTCAGCCCTTTATCCAGTAAAGGCCTCACTTGGACAGACACCTGGAGGAAAGTATGACTCACGTTCTGATGGGAGCAAATCAGGTATTATGCTTGTGAAGAAAGTATCTGACATCTCCATTTCCGTTTGAAAGAAAATGATGCTCTTATTGGGAATATTGTGAAATAAAAAAGGGAAGATTTTGGGAATGTACAAGTTCTTGTGAACATCCCTTTTTGATTATCAAGAATCAATTTCCCATTGGAAACCAATTTTCAGTCTCTGGGGAAGTGGTGAAACATGAATGAAAGCCAAGAAATAGTTTTCTGAAAAATTGGAATCCCCTTTTCTGAAACATTTGTCACAGCATGGACATTCTGCATGTTCCTGGGTCACCTTCGTTACTTTTATGCTTGAATGTGTTTGGTAATTTTCTCAATAAAAGAGCAAAATGgaataagaaatatatatatatatatatatatatatatatatatatatatatatatatatatttcggtATGTTTTTCTGGCATTTCCCAATAATCATCTCATATATGTTTTTttgataatttaatttaatttaatttaattaatttatttttttaataatttgaaAGATCATGCTTGTAAGACGAGGAGTCGGTTGACCATTTTTTCCATTAATTGCCTTTTGTCAAAGTAGTGTGGGAGGGCTTTTTTGTCTTCTTCAAAGTTTCATGGGTGATGTTGGGGACTATCGAGGCCTTCTTTCTTGCGTGGCATGGGGGAGGatccaggaaaaaaaaagggggaagtGGAGGTTAGCTTTGTTGGCCGCTTTGTGGGCTCTTTGGGTGGAACTGAATAACCAATGCGGTCTTTAGAAGGGCAAAATCAGACGTGTTGGAGTGGGCTTCTTGATTGTTTGGGCTTTGTTGGGTgtatttgtttcttttgttggGGCTTGAACTTTTGTTTTGTGTTTagtgccacacacacacacacacacacacacacacaaaaaaaaaagaagaagaagaaaagaaaggattaAATATCAGATATTGCTAAAATTTATATAATCATGGAATCTCCAAGTATCTTTAACAATCCAGGCGGATGCCATGCAGTAGCAGGGTTATTTTCTGATTTTGCCTCTGTTGCAAATAACTTTTCATCAATTTGTACTGCTTTAGTATTTGTTATTTTGCTTGTACGAAAAGTAAAAAAATGAAACATGTAATTGGATTTTCAGGGGGTGGTGCTGGATCTAGCTCGTCAGTTATCCTGGAATCCAGGAATCCAGGAAAGTCATCCTTAACCATTTTAGGGCTGCAACTTACTGTGCCTcctttgaagaagattagtttTTTCAGTGATAAGAAGGAGATTCAGAAGTCTGCCACTGCTCTCGGCTACGTTGCACATGTGAGTTATTATCTTATAATTTCATTTTAGTATGGTGGTTTGACATAATATTCATTAACCACAACCTGTTTCTAGATGGTAATTTTTGTTGAGAATATGAAAAGAAAGTGTTGGTAGATATTGTGCACCTCGGTTTGTTTCTAAATCACCTGGGTTTGGAAGTTCCGTTTGACCTTGTTCAAAGTTTTTCGCCTTGTTCCACTGACATGGTTTGGTAGGCTGGTGCAATGTTTGGTTCTAACTCAACATGTATATATTGCAGGCTGTCTTGCTTATAGCATCTTACTTAGACGTTCCTCTTCGGTACCCTCTACGCTTGGGAGGTTCATGCTCATACATTTTTGACCATGCACCTCCATTGGAGTCCACATCTGATTTAGTGTCAAACCCAATAGCTGGCCCAAATATGAAGCCTACAGAATTTCCTCTTTTTCTAGAAGGCCAGGACACAACCAAAGCTGCTTATGCAATGTTCTTGTTGAACAAGGTGCGCTTATTTTTCATGTGCATTTGGTCATGTCTGTCTCCTGTCATAAGTTGCCCTATGTTGATGTAATTTTATGATACTGTCTTTTACATTCTGCCTGAATTTATTTTGTTTTCGAGATTCAAGGAATTAATATTTGATGAGATAATTGTGATTTTGTTTAGAAATTAATAATTCATGCAAATATTTATCACATCACCGTGCTTAATATGTGATCACAATTTTTGACGATTCTTTcggcataaaataaaataaaaacttattatgaTTGTTAGTACCTCAATTAACCAGGCATGTATTTTCTCTAGCATTGAAGGTTTAGTGAAGTGATTGCTTGTGTTAAGCCACTGTTTGTTGACCTGTAGATTATTTTGAGTTCTTGTCTACTTGTTGGGAAGTTTATTTGTTACCGGATAAGAATGCTCTCATCCTCTGGATGTTGATTATTGGGGCCACACCCagggtattccataatggtaatagTGTACCATTACGATGCGGCTGTTACGgcctaattttttttcaaaagaaaaaagaaaacatgtGTCGGCCCTATAATGGATTGTTACaggccattttttccataacggccattatggccttATAACGCGTAATGGTTACCACCATTATTGTTACATAACCATTTTGCAATACCTTgttcaaggtattccataacggtaatggtgggtaTAAAGGACCGGCCGAAAACCGTTGCATGTTACGGTCATTACAACCCTACAACGGtcgattttttaaaagaaaaaatgtctaaaaaaattaaaaatattgagaggattccaaatatgtattcttttgtagttctgaacatgtttatgatggtgtaatgGTTCACTCATTGGCAAGAATGTTGTTTCAGCCTGTCTGATGATGTTATTAACTTGATGGGCTTAAATTGATCCCAAATTGGCCCGAAATTCTTGCAAGCTACAACACTCATCCTACTAATGCACATTCCTAAGTATTTGACATTATTCCCCCAAGAAATTTTAaggaaaattgaaattaaattcggATAAATAATGTCACTGATTTGGTGGACTATTTGAATGCTCTCAAATTGCCCCGAATTTCATGCAATTTATGACACTCATCCCATTAATAAatatccctaagcatttgacatcattcccttcaagtaattataagaaaaagaagaagagaaaattaaaaataaatccgGATGAATAGTTTTGATGATTGGGGGACCAGTTAAATGCCTCGAAATCATGTAATCTATGACTCTCATCTCACTGATGTATATCCCTAAGCGTTTGACATCATTTTCCCCTagaattttcaagaaaaaaaaaagaaactaaatTCGGATGAATAGCGTCACCAATTTGGGGGACCACTAGATGCCCCAAATCAGCCACAAATTCATGGAATCTATGGCACTCATCCTACTAGTGCAATCAGCCTTAAAGTATGCTTATTTAATCATCTGACCATCAAATTGGAGGACATTGGATGGTGAAGAGCAAAGAATATCcagtggtcctatttcaacaagtgTTCACAAATCAGTGGTTAGAattgttcaaacaatttgatttggGAACTATGACTTATCAACGACGGGTCCCACAATatctttcatttttcaaaaaggaaaaggggtcccacaatttaattggtttactttgagttaatatatgccatatGTAAAATTTTCTGAGTGTAAGTGTATCAAGTGTAATACGCCACCAGAGTATAAAAAATCCCCTTTTTAGAACTCAGCTAATAAGGAGTCACGTTACTGGATTTTGAAAACTCGCCATCTGCCATTTCGCTTGAGCTTGCTTTGGAAGACAAACCCCATGACCTACCTTCAAAAAACTATCCACCAAAGTGGGCATGGACCACTGCATCTTGAATGAAGAGGATAGAATCCCAAACCCGCTAATATTGTTTGATTATTCTTCACTGCTGAGATTTTGTAAATCTCCTGATATTAACATGATAATATTGCTTGATTATTCTTAAAAATGATTTGATTAAGATCTCTCTAAAAAAATCATGATATTTTCACAATCTCGGCAATATTTGTCACAGTGGATATCATATCAAGGTCCTACTTATTCTTGCCCTCAAGTTGCTGGTGGGGAAGGAACCTGACATAGACCATCCGGTGAGTAGGAACATATTAATCACCAATGGCTGCATTGTGTGCCTTAGAAGTGATGAGACAATGGACATTTCTCTATTGCTTGTATCTATGTGTTGTGGTGTAGCACCAGGTTGTCACTTTGTTTGAAATGGTAGGGTAATGCTTGATTTGATTCCCATGCCTTTAGCTTGGGACCATGGGCCTTGGGGCAGGAAAAGATGTAGATTGTGATGGTTGACTTTCCTAGTGTGCTTATGGTTTGTAATATGGAAGGAGCAGCACAACAATTGGATTTTAACAACAGATCGAGATAATTAGGAGTATACCAAAAAAAACTGTGGGCAGctgctttctctctctccctcctttctttGAAATTTTAGTGAATTTGGCCACTTTCTCATCATTTGATGCTTTTTAGCACCCGAGAAGTGACCCAGGAACAGATACTGCATATTGGGATCCTTTTCTTATTGTGTCAGTTTTAGGGCTGTAATCCCATTGGGATCCCTTTCTTGTATTCTTTTCCCGTTTTGCTTGCAAGCaggcctttaataaaatttcctttacccttcaaaaatttaaaaaagaaaagaaaagaagaagaagagaagtggCCCAGGAAATAAGTGAAAGATAAGGGTATCACAAGTTCGCATTTTAACCTTTATGGTTCCTTCTTTTTGGCCTCCTCAACGCCCCTGCATCATCCGGACTTTACACGACCTTTCCCTGTAGGCATTATTTCAACATTGGGGCCTCAGGTTTGAGCCCagcttgaataaaaaaaaaaaatgtacctgTAGGCAGAAAAAGGTGTGATTTGCTAGTGATTTCTTATCTGATTCTTATGATACAATTTGCACGAGTCTTCTTTATAGAATGAATTTCAGGCAAACTTGCTTCTAGTTTCAGTAGCCTGCAAGGCACGAAATATTACCCTGGTATTTGGAGCTGCATTTGCACGTAGGTAAATAAACATGTGAGAAAGCTATTAACAGAATGAATCCTTTTCTCAAGTTTGCAGTACATGGTCTCCATTCAGCTAGAAGGATCTAAAATGTTTGTGGGCTTGATGGGGGCAGAATACATATTCTTAGGTACTTAAACATCAGTAGAGAACAAATTCTCACTGAAAATCCAGACTTTGCTGTATTATTAAGATCCCTTTGTTTTGGGATCATGAATTATTCATGAGGTTCTGATGTTTGTACTCAAGCGTAGTATTGATTATATCGCCGTCTCTGTCAGCAAATCTGGTAAACTACCAAAAAAATATTTGTTAAACAGATCTTGATCAACTAATTATCTTACATTCCTACTCACTGCCTTCATCATTACATTTGAGAAGCTGGGAAGAACTTTATAATCTGGCCTCAAAAGCTCGAATTGGTACTCACCTTTGAGCGAGTACTGTATGTCATTTATGAGCCTCCTTCTCCCAAGCCTAACCTTGAGGTTGATAATGAACCTCTGGCTGTCTCTGCTAAACACGCTAAATGGGAAAGGGAAAATGAGGTGGTCGAAGTGTACATCCTGGCCTCTATGGCTGATGTGCTTCGCAACCAACTATGGATCATGATAAATGCTGGGGCCCCAGGGATATATTCCTATGACTTAAGGGTATGTTCGATGCCCAGATCAACACTTAGTTCCAAGCCCTTGAAAGGAAACTGCACAACACGAAACTCAAAGAGGGCGCATTAGTGCACATTAGTGAGCAAGTATGTGATGAAAATACTTGAAATCACTAATGAGCTTGAGATCACAAAGGAGAGGGTACCATTGTGAATGCTATCCTCTCGTCATTGATACCCATGTATAAAAGATTCATTGACGACGGCTACAATATGAGCGAATTCAAATACAATGAGGAGAAGCTGGACAAGCAATTGGTTCTTTTTGAGGCCAACAATACGATGTGTTAAAAGGGGTATGTGGTACAGTTAACTGAGAGCTCCTCTAGTGGCAAGCCCAATACTTAGAAGCGTAAATGGAACGAAGATCATGGTGGTAAGAACGATTACCCTAAAGGAGTAGGTAACCCTACAGGTAACAAAGGAAATGGAATGTCAAAGGTAAAGGGAAGAAGGCATGCTGGCATTGTGGGAAACAAGGCTACTTTAATGCTAATTGTGCCGTCTTCAAGAAGCAACTCGCTTAAGAAGCCAATATGTACAACTCTCTCCTCTCACCTTTAATGAAACCCAAAGAGTGATACTTAATGTATCATTTAATAGACTGCTAGACTTTACACGTGCATAGAGTCAGAAGGTATAAAATGGAAAGTGAAGCAAAGGACGAACATGCAATCGGCTAGGAGTAGAGGGGCGTGATAGGACAAGAAGCAAAATAGTAGAATAGTGCTAGTGAAGGTATTAGGGTCAATGACCCAAGATAAACTGTTTGGTTTTACTAGACTGGTTACCATTATCCATTCGTTTTAAGAAATGGTAGTTTAATTATTTATGTGATTGGTTATGATTATTCCTCCTTGGTAGTACAATGTGTTGATCTATTGTCTTATGTATAATTCATGCTGAGAATGTTATGCGATTGACTTTCTCCTCTCTTTTAGGTATCTCATGTTAGGGATTATGGCACTGGATTCCATCCATAGATGTTAAGAGAGATATCATGTGACAGTTGCATGAATTCCACTGATGACATCCTAGTACAAACCTGTACGGGTTGCTGTTATCAATCACATATCTTGATGTTTGATCAGATGTAATTGTGGACGGGTTGCTGTTATCAATCACATATCTTGATCCTTAATTTCACCACCCATGTGCTAGATAGTATGCTAGATAgtagtgatgggagtgatggccTTGGATGTATTACTCAGTGATACTTGATGAATCATAAATATGGTGTGGTTCCCACAATCGCATtgcatgaatgaataaatgacatTTTTACCTCGCTTGATCGTGAGCACTAAAGATGGGATGCTAATCAAGATAATAATAAAGGGATAATTATTAGTGTGATTATTTTTCTATCAAGATGATTGTATTTGGGGTGGTATTCAAAGAATTCCAATTTACCCAAGGGATGTATGTCGAAAGGCTTAATCAATCCAACTCATTAGGATCTCTATAGTGCACTTTTGCACATAGTATCAAACTTGAGATGAATGTCTTAGTCAGTAGGAGGAAAATTGACACCGTAATGACCCTAGCTTTCATTGGAGGGTGTTCATGTCAGAACCACCTTGGGAATTGCTTCCACTATGCGGATGTATATGCTTCTCATGATGATATGTTAAATGCGGAGTTAGTTATGTTGCTTGTAAGGTAGCACTGTCGTTTAGCATGTGATATGCTGGGTAGTTATGTAATAATCCAAGTGTGCTATATGCGTGGAAGGTTTTGTGCTCGTTTGGGAGCTCGGATTTCAAATACTTGGATTCCGAATCAAGGGTAATCAGAATCAATGGTGA is a genomic window of Magnolia sinica isolate HGM2019 chromosome 15, MsV1, whole genome shotgun sequence containing:
- the LOC131226747 gene encoding vacuolar protein sorting 38-like isoform X2 translates to MSSSTSSSRSELGAFASPNDAKAAESVKVVEWEDLQQELARLWSLSSALKKAKERKDLLSQKLESLIQVRSESLHQSNELEEMRQKLETRKLVMGNLLIHSKSTSEDVRNQNEQLCLSIRSLLGAGKALAVAYNQLQEANRLLAGERGHVHLKNLQKLLRMRQQYMMAQVSALYPVKASLGQTPGGKYDSRSDGSKSGGGAGSSSSVILESRNPGKSSLTILGLQLTVPPLKKISFFSDKKEIQKSATALGYVAHAVLLIASYLDVPLRYPLRLGGSCSYIFDHAPPLESTSDLVSNPIAGPNMKPTEFPLFLEGQDTTKAAYAMFLLNKWISYQGPTYSCPQVAGGEGT
- the LOC131226747 gene encoding vacuolar protein sorting 38-like isoform X1, whose product is MSSSTSSSRSELGAFASPNDAKAAESVKVVEWEDLQQELARLWSLSSALKKAKERKDLLSQKLESLIQVRSESLHQSNELEEMRQKLETRKLVMGNLLIHSKSTSEDVRNQNEQLCLSIRSLLGAGKALAVAYNQLQEANRLLAGERGHVHLKNLQKLLRMRQQYMMAQVSALYPVKASLGQTPGGKYDSRSDGSKSGGGAGSSSSVILESRNPGKSSLTILGLQLTVPPLKKISFFSDKKEIQKSATALGYVAHAVLLIASYLDVPLRYPLRLGGSCSYIFDHAPPLESTSDLVSNPIAGPNMKPTEFPLFLEGQDTTKAAYAMFLLNKDLEQLLNYIGIQSVGPRHVLANLRELLRTIQSQEFVDK
- the LOC131226747 gene encoding vacuolar protein sorting 38-like isoform X3; translated protein: MSSSTSSSRSELGAFASPNDAKAAESVKVVEWEDLQQELARLWSLSSALKKAKERKDLLSQKLESLIQEANRLLAGERGHVHLKNLQKLLRMRQQYMMAQVSALYPVKASLGQTPGGKYDSRSDGSKSGGGAGSSSSVILESRNPGKSSLTILGLQLTVPPLKKISFFSDKKEIQKSATALGYVAHAVLLIASYLDVPLRYPLRLGGSCSYIFDHAPPLESTSDLVSNPIAGPNMKPTEFPLFLEGQDTTKAAYAMFLLNKDLEQLLNYIGIQSVGPRHVLANLRELLRTIQSQEFVDK